The genomic interval AATACTACTTCTATCTGGACAGCACACCCACGCACTCTTACATGAAGTATCTCTATAAGTATCCGCAGGCCGAGTTTCCCTACGATCAATTGCTGGAGGAAAATCAGCGGCGAGGCAAGAACGATCCCGAATTTGAACTCATGGACACCGGCGTGTTCCAGGACGACCGATATTTTGACGTCTTTGTTGAATACGCCAAGGCCAGTACGGATGACATCTGCATCGTGCTGCGGGTGGCGAACCGCGGGCCGGAGGCGGCAGAAATCCATCTGCTGCCAACGCTATGGTTCCGCAACACCTGGTCGTGGGACCCGGGGAGTCCCAGACCTGATCTGGAGCTGGACAAGGCCGGCGCGATTCACGCGGCAGACGCCGAACTGGGCGACTACCGTCTGTACTTTGCCGCGGGCGGCACTCCGCTGTTTACCGAGAATGAAAGCAACACCCAGCGTTTGTGGAACGCCGCCAACAAATCGCCCTATGTGAAAGATGCGTTTCATCACTGGGTGATTCATGGAGAAGCTTCCACCGTCAACCCGCAGATGCGCGGCACCAAGGCTGCCATCCATTACAAACTGGAGATAGCTGCCGGTCAGGAAGCAGTCGTCAAGTTGCGACTGAAGCAGCAGGACGCAGAGGCCGCGTCCGGCGACATGCTGGGCGCTGAGTTTGATCACACCTTCCAGCTGCGCCGGCAGGAAGCCGGCGAGTTTTATGGCAGCGTGGTTCCGGAAGATGCCAGCGAAGACCGCCGCAACGTGATGCGCCAGGCTTTTGCCGGACTCCTTTGGGGCAAGCAGTTCTATCACTACGTTGTGCGTGACTGGCTCAACGGAGACCCTGGCCAGCCTCCACCTGCACCGGAGCGCAAGCAAGGGCGGAACCACGCATGGGAGCATCTCTACAACGCTGACGTTATTTCCATGCCGGACAAGTGGGAGTATCCCTGGTACGCCGCTTGGGACCTGGGGTTCCATTGCGTGTCGCTTGCGCTGGTGGACCCGGACTTTGCCAAAGAACAACTGGTGCTGATGTTGCGAGAGTGGTACATGCATCCCAACGGGCAGATTCCCGCGTACGAATGGTCTTTTGGCGAAGTAAATCCTCCGGTGCACGCCTGGGCCGCATACCAGGTGTACCTCACGGACAAAGCCAAGAACGGCGGTCACGGGGACACGCAATTTCTGGAGCGCGTCTTCCACAAGCTGCTGCTGAATTTTACCTGGTGGGTGAACCGCAAAGACGTGGAAGGCATGAACGTGTTCCAGGGCGGTTTCCTCGGGCTGGACAACATTGGTGTGTTTGATCGGCGTGCGGAGCTGCCCGCGGGGGGAAACGTCGAGCAGTCTGACGGCACCAGTTGGATGGCCATGTATTCACTCGATATGCTGGCCATCGCGCTGGAACTGGCTGCCGGCGATGCGACGTATGAAGATGTGGCCAGCAAGT from Terriglobia bacterium carries:
- a CDS encoding glucosidase, with the protein product MTKEEIRLKDSQSRTRHWKRWGPYLSERAWGTVREDYSAEGDAWDYFPHDHARSRAYRWSEDGIAGICDRHQHLCFALALWNGRDPILKERLFGLTGNQGNHGEDVKEYYFYLDSTPTHSYMKYLYKYPQAEFPYDQLLEENQRRGKNDPEFELMDTGVFQDDRYFDVFVEYAKASTDDICIVLRVANRGPEAAEIHLLPTLWFRNTWSWDPGSPRPDLELDKAGAIHAADAELGDYRLYFAAGGTPLFTENESNTQRLWNAANKSPYVKDAFHHWVIHGEASTVNPQMRGTKAAIHYKLEIAAGQEAVVKLRLKQQDAEAASGDMLGAEFDHTFQLRRQEAGEFYGSVVPEDASEDRRNVMRQAFAGLLWGKQFYHYVVRDWLNGDPGQPPPAPERKQGRNHAWEHLYNADVISMPDKWEYPWYAAWDLGFHCVSLALVDPDFAKEQLVLMLREWYMHPNGQIPAYEWSFGEVNPPVHAWAAYQVYLTDKAKNGGHGDTQFLERVFHKLLLNFTWWVNRKDVEGMNVFQGGFLGLDNIGVFDRRAELPAGGNVEQSDGTSWMAMYSLDMLAIALELAAGDATYEDVASKFWEHFVYIARAMNHMGDDGLSLWNQEDNFFYDVLHLPDGTRLPLRVRSMVGLIPLYAVQILEPALLDSMPSFKRRLDWFIENRKDLIGNMACMKTPGHQERRLLSVASREQLRSILQFMLDEDEFLSPCGIRALSRYHKDHPYTLELDGTTHSVDYEPAESRSGLFGGNSNWRGPIWFPVNYLLVHALRRFHQYFGDSFKVECPARSGRMANLDEVADEIARRLVSTFERNGEGRRPVFGNNDKFQSDPYWCDYVPFYEYFHGDSGAGVGASHQTGWTALAASMIWELHLKVSQQGDIAMDLRAET